A window of the Polypterus senegalus isolate Bchr_013 chromosome 4, ASM1683550v1, whole genome shotgun sequence genome harbors these coding sequences:
- the ccdc80l2 gene encoding coiled-coil domain-containing protein 80 gives MHSLLECLFLLLLAICNIVYTSSEKSYSRQRISMDTLRAPLKAGNKKHSMDSQIQPGKSLNGTVPFIIKDFDFLSKCAGKYRLWVITAPSYTDQYFKMMEKHIEDMQNEEFNCKLAERDTLLVTLIHNAMMEGKLRNVSSKGDVKEEIIDQDTVTKLMHYLSFEEGNFGMLILKKNVQVGERFPYPVRIEAVLEIIDQLPLRKVEKLTRRGSVVKCKTSNAASHKGQRLSKRKVKVGGTPTDEERSSGYKVQRKQKNKEALKTKIQDILRGKSRFVIKRRPTMASPVGKLPQVRGKPFVNLQTNNSRAQSALPINTLVNIPESQQNKISIRERNMSAESSNWRINLGMLLLNSTNETEVELHHMRTVQQPENSSSSQANGTPERSHKKQKQPRPAIQAIPTILTTVTKAPNALKDKKPKKHEPKGDHKMSKAKSSMEKSAELAETDQSRKLESEKQNKGKGKKKGKKGKKSQRTSEIQGMLDFLEPCCSKRRILVITSPSPGNPYYIQQRDAILEDNCELAQRKITIFTLLGSDSNYTLKVDHYQQGDDDSIGADLSKSIDKHQTMQLLREHGMIPNKFFMLLMDINTSLKHSFKEPVTLKVLLKQIDSFPSRATEIATEKKEQTSCNKPDSNAITSRFLSRFNSKRRLLIISSSMGEDYSFQQQITAMNGQTCNLGIRHFALLKLVGAGTESSGTLELFPLNGKSQTEYEFLTPEAVKGIREHFKISKEYFTMLTVGKDGAVLAWYPTPVWSMSIIFEVIDNLQERRKEQELQDSLGIHCPEVEYLVSYHEYDGNEEHDYSQHSIDDNSDK, from the exons ATGCATAGTTTACTGGAATGTCTTTTCCTGCTTCTGCTTGCCATTTGCAATATCGTCTATACTTCATCAGAAAAATCGTACAGCAGACAGAGGATTTCAATGGACACATTACGGGCACCTTTGAAAGCAGGGAATAAAAAACATTCCATGGATAGTCAGATACAGCCTGGCAAATCTTTAAATGGAACGGTGCCTTTCATTATAAAAGATTTTGATTTCTTGTCAAAGTGTGCTGGAAAATATCGTCTCTGGGTTATCACAGCTCCTTCTTATACtgatcaatattttaaaatgatggaAAAACATATTGAAGATATGCAGAATGAGGAGTTTAACTGCAAACTTGCAGAAAGAGACACACTTCTTGTTACTCTGATTCACAATGCAATGATGGAAGGTAAACTTAGGAACGTAAGCAGCAAAGGAGATGTGAAGGAAGAAATAATTGATCAGGATACAGTAACTAAACTGATGCATTATTTGTCCTTCGAGGAAGGAAATTTTGGcatgttaattttaaagaaaaatgtgcaagttGGTGAACGATTCCCTTACCCTGTGAGAATTGAAGCAGTGCTAGAAATCATTGATCAATTACCTCTAAGAAAAGTGGAAAAACTAACAAGAAGAGGATCGGTGGTAAAATGTAAGACATCCAATGCTGCCTCTCATAAAGGCCAGCGTCTCTCAAAGAGAAAAGTTAAAGTTGGTGGGACACCAACAGATGAAGAAAGATCATCTGGTTACAAAGTCCAAAGGAAACAGAAGAATAAAGAGGCACTTAAGACTAAAATTCAAGATATTTTAAGAGGGAAATCCAGGTTTGTTATTAAGCGACGCCCAACTATGGCAAGCCCAGTAGGTAAACTGCCACAGGTAAGAGGGAAGCCTTTTGTTAACCTTCAAACAAACAACTCTCGAGCTCAGTCTGCACTGCCTATTAATACCCTTGTAAACATCCCTGAAAGCCAACAAAATAAGATCTCCATCAGAGAAAGGAACATGTCAGCTGAATCGTCAAACTGGAGAATTAACTTGGGAATGCTGCTGCTCAATTCAACTAATGAAACTGAAGTTGAACTTCACCACATGAGGACTGTTCAACAACCAGAGAATAGCAGCTCATCACAGGCAAATGGAACCCCAGAAAGAAGCCACAAAAAGCAGAAGCAGCCAAGACCTGCTATCCAAGCAATTCCCACCATCCTGACGACTGTGACCAAAGCACCAAACGCCCTGAAGGacaaaaagccaaaaaaacatgAGCCAAAGGGAGACCATAAAATGTCAAAAGCTAAATCTAGTATGGAAAAAAGTGCAGAACTGGCAGAGACGGATCAAAGCAGAAAATTGgagtcagaaaaacaaaacaaaggaaaaggcaagaaaaaaggaaaaaaaggtaaaaagtccCAACGAACAAGTGAAATCCAAGGCATGCTGGACTTTCTTGAACCCTGCTGCAGTAAACGGAGGATTTTG GTCATTACATCACCCAGTCCTGGGAACCCTTATTATATTCAACAAAGAGATGCTATTTTGGAAGACAACTGCGAACTAGCCCAAAGGAAAATCACAATTTTTACCCTTCTTGGATCTGACAGCAATTATACTTTGAAAGTTGATCACTACCAGCAGG gtgatGATGACTCTATTGGCGCTGACCTCTCCAAGTCAATTGATAAGCATCAGACTATGCAGCTTCTCAGAGAACATGGAATGATTCCTAACAAATTTTTCATGCTATTGATGGACATTAACACCTCATTAAAG CATTCTTTTAAGGAACCAGTTACACTAAAGGTATTATTGAAACAAATCGATTCTTTCCCATCAAGAGCAACTGAGATCGCAACTGAAAAAAAGGAGCAGACATCTTGCAATAAGCCAGACAGCAATGCCATTACAAGTCGCTTTCTCTCAAG atTTAATTCAAAAAGAAGACTTTTAATAATTTCATCTTCCATGGGCGAAGACTACTCATTTCAACAGCAAATAACAGCAATGAATGGCCAGACATGTAACCTTG GAATTCGACATTTTGCATTACTGAAGTTAGTGGGAGCTGGTACAGAAAGTTCAGGAACTCTTGAACTATTTCCACTAAATG GAAAGAGTCAAACAGAATATGAATTTTTAACTCCAGAAGCTGTGAAAGGCATCAGAGAGCATTTTAAGATCAGCAAGGAGTACTTTACCATGTTAACAGTTGGAAAGGATGGAGCTGTCCTTGCCTGGTATCCAACCCCTGTCTGGTCCATGTCAATTATCTTTGAGGTGATCGATAACCTGCAAGAGAGACGAAAAGAGCAAGAGCTTCAAGATTCATTAGGAATTCATTGCCCAGAGGTGGAATATTTGGTTAGCTACCATGAATATGATGGGAATGAAGAGCATGACTATAGCCAACATTCCATTGATGACAATTCAGACAAATAA